In Bacillus weihaiensis, the genomic stretch CAAAACCCTTATCATGTCCAAAGCTGATGAGAAAAGAGTCTCTACGATTGGCTATTAGCTGGTCTCGATCGAATCTTGGATTCATTGACCGGAAGTTCATATCGCTATGGCCTTTATATAGAATCGATGCTGTCTCACGTCAAAATACCCTTCTTTTTCAATCAAATTATATAGTTTTAACAAATTTTCACGAAAATCCTCTACATTAAACTTCTCCACTTGCCATGGTATTGCGTTTAAGTAATAAATCAAGCTGCCAAGATCATAAAAGCGTTGATATGGGTATTCTTCCTTTGATGAAAGAATCCTAAATCCACTTTCTTTTAATTCAGCCAGAGCAGTCTGCAAGTTCCATTTCTCATACTCCGAATTAATTGGTGCTCCTAATGCATTGTTTATTTCTATGCAATCTTGTCCGCCTACCTGTTGTATTAAAAATATTCCATCACGCTTCATCACTCTTCTTATTCCCTTAGGAGAGTAGGATTCATGTTTGTTCAAGATAAGATCGAAAAACTGATTTTCAAACGGAAGTTCTTCATCACTTTCTATAGGAAATACATTCACGCCTAGTGGTTCTAGCCTATTTATGGCAAGAGATACGTTAGGTTCATACCCCTCCGTAGCATATGTTTGTATAGGCAACGGTCGAAGCTTTGATAAAAATTCTCCTCCTCCAGTGCCCATATCAAGCATGACTTTTACAAAAGGTAATAAGGAATACGCCATACTTCCATAGGACCATGACAATGGCTCACTTGTCATACGATCTGTTTCAGTTATGAAAGAAAAATCCCAACCTAAAAATTGATTTGTTTCGTTAAGGAAATCTTCGAACGTCTTTTTCATTTTCCTTACCTCTATTCCACATCAACAATGATTGAATCAAACAAGCTATCACCTAAGTAAACATCCAATCTCCATAATCCTGTTGCAGGTAACTTCATGGTCGTAGGGAGCGATGCATTTGCACCATTTATTTCGCTAACACCAAGCTCACCCCTATTTTCAACAACAACAATTTCTTCACCAGTTTCATTCTTTACTCCTATCACTTTCAATTTCTTACCCATAAACTCTGACTCCTCACCCCAAAAGTGAAACAAATATTTATTAGGTTTGTTTGCTTCAAAGTTCATCCCTATTATTCCCACTTTATCTTCTTTTCCCACCATCTTTGTACCTGTAGAAGTTTCAAATTCTGGTGAGACCACCCAATTAGTATTGCTTGTATTGGCCGACACACAACCAGCCAGTAGCACTAAAAAGAGAAACATTATACCTTTTCTCAAACTTACTTTCACCATTTTCTCCCCCTATCGTTTTTATAATAGACGAATACAAATGGCGAAGGTTTCATCTTTTTCCATACAAACTGGTTAAATTTAGGAACTGAGCTTTTGGTTCCTTTGTGAAGCCAAAGAAAAAAAGCATCAGAAACGTCCGGGTGCTTCTTGATAATATGTTTGGTGCTAAGCTGACACCCGACCATGTACTTGTAACAGATGCTTGGAGAGCATATAAGACGTATGCAAAAGAAAAAGGCTTAGAACATTATCGAATTAAATCTAATGATGGTAAACACGTTATAAAGGGCTTATATCTCATTAAAATGTTAACGGAATGCATTCACGAATGAAGCAATGGATAAACCGTTTTAAAGGTGTGGCTTCAAAGTTCCTAGACAATTATCTTGCTTGGTTTTTATTTGTAGATAGCCGTAGTAATGAAAGCACTAAACACAATATTAAAAAATTTTTATTATCATCATTCGTATTTGAAATGACGGACACTTATGATAGTTAACGTCTAGCGAAATTCATTGTTTAAAATAACTTGATACTTTAGAAAGAAAATGGAGTTTTATGGTAAAATACTTGTAAGGAGGGGTTATCTTAATGAATAAGATAGATATTGTTTTGATGATATATGTAATTTTTATGATTGTGGCTACTATTATAAGCGTTAAGTATGATTCAAATATGATTAAGAAAACAGGATCATTTCTTCCGCAAACCCTTGTTGCAGGGACTATTAACTTAGCATTAGGTGTATTTGGAATAATAGGATGGTTTTTCTTTTCTTGGGGAGTTAATGAATTTCTCTTCTTTGGAGGATTAGTTTTGGGCTTGGGATTATTGGTTGTTGGAGAAGTTGTTTTACTTTCAATCTTGTTTTCAAAGCGTAAAAAATGGATACAAATATACAATGAAAGTTTAAATGGGAGCAGTAGTTAAAAATTAACATTAAACTCTAACACAGCCTAAATTTTGTTCCCTGTTACAATACATCGTATGTTTAAAATGTCATCTCGCCTAATTATCGTACTTATATTCATAGCATAATAATTATACAACTCCATAATGGTACAACCTTCATGGGCTAAAGATTTTAATGTTTTTTCTTAAAATTCTTAGTCATGTAACTTATCAAGAAATTCCGTAAATGTTGCTGCAACGTAAAATACATTTTCTCTTGCACGCTCTTCAGCCTGTTCTTCAGTTAAACCCTCTACTTTTATTAACATTTCTTTTTCCCAAGCATTTTCATGTTCCCCAAAAACTACAATTGGACTTCCAGAATTATTATTATAATCTAAACAAATTAAATTTCCAGCAGGATCATTCGCAATAGGGGAAACCTTTTTAGGAAGAGAAGGTTCGTATATTTGATACTTTTTAACAATGTACTCGCTACTTTCTTCATCAAAACTAAATAAACTACCAAAACAACGCTCTACAATGCCTACATTAAATTCCTCTGGTAATACACTTGCACCTCCATTTGTTATCTCTCTTCTCTAATTTAAAAGGAGTTTATTCGGCACTGGGTAGCCCCACACAAAAAGAAACCTTAAAGGTTATCCCTCTAAGGTTTACTGAAAAATTATAAGATATTTCTTATTTCTAGAAATTCACAACCAGTAATATTACTTTCTTCAACTAATTGCTTAAAAGTTTCTGACACGAATAACGGAATTTCATCTCCCTTTAATTTGAACAAATTTTTGTTATTTATTTTGTCTTCCGATACTGCATATTTTCTTACAGAATATATTTTTTCACCGTCTAAGTCCATAACACTATAATCAGAGTTTTCTAGGTTTAATGCGTCAACTACCCCTAATACATTTGCAACAAAATATTCATGGTTCTCTATCTTATATTTACCTTCAAAATCAACAATATTTACAGGTAGAAATTGGACACCTTCTTCAAATTTTTTTATTAAATCCTTAAACTTTTTTGATACAATGAACCAGCCTAAATTATTTGCTAAATAGTCAGTAAATCTATTTCCATCATGTAGATTAAAATAAAAAGTGATATTGTCATTCCAATTCTCTAAAAAATTCCCTTCCTTTAACTCATACTGCTCAAATCCATGTGTATCCTCACAATGAACAACTACATCATTATCGTTGCAGTCATCTAAAATTAGTTTGAAATATTTCATTTTGACCTCCAATATTCTTTATAAAGCATATCTGGATTATCCCTTACTTCCTGCTTTAACCCTTCATACAATTTAAGGAATTTTTCCCTATCTCCTTTAGCTAATCTATCATAAGTGCTCAGTTTATCTAATACATAATCATGATATGCATATGGATGTCTCCCTTGATGAGGTAATAATTCCTTATTCCATTCATCATCTAAATCTAAACCATACTTTTTAGTTATATTCTCCATTTGAGGAGTGTATTTCTTACTTTTATTTGTTGCATAGTGGTGTTTTTGTAAAGGTTTAGTATTACCCTTAACTGCAAACACAACTCCAGCCTCTTCAACCCTCTTACTAACTTCCTTCGTACTCATCACCCTTGGAACCACATGACTCGCACTATAGGCGACTTCCATTCCTTGATTTCGCAGGAGTACGTTCATGCCACCTGCGACTTCATTGAAGACATAGTGAGTTCCGGCTTTTGTTTTGGTTGTTAGTTCACCTAGCTTGTTTCGTGTTTCTTCTTTTACTAGTTTACCATTTTTTATGAAGGTTGGCAGGAGTGGAGATGCAAACATGACAGTTCCGAGGACTCCTGTGTATAGGCTTTGCTGGCGTTCGATCTCCGTTAGGTCATGACCAAACATATCTTTTCCTGTGATGTATTCACTCATGCCGTTTGCGGAGGCTAGGCCATAAATCCCTAATTCTGCTTTTTCTAGGTATTGAAAGGTTTTCGGTGTTTTATAGAGTGATAGAGCTTGATCGGTGGCGTTCATTCCTTTGGCTGTTTTCACAATGACACTTCCACCTTTAAAAGCACGTCCGCCCCATCCGACGATTGGAATAAATCCAGCGGCAGCCATTGCACCGGCCATCACTCGTTGTGACTCTGATAGTTTTTCGCCAGTGACAGGGTCAACACCTTCTGTTGCCCGGATAAAATCATGATATCCGGTTAGTTCGCCAGTGAAGGTTTTCATAGAGTCCCACATTTTCTTGTAAGCTGGTCGATTTTCAAGCTCTTCTGCTTTTTTGAGCTCTTCTCGGTAACGTTCTTGTTCAGCTTTGAAGGACAAATATTCGTCTGTGTAGTCCCCCATCTCCTGATTTAGCTGATACGCTTCACTCGCTTTATAGGCTGTTGCGTTAAAATTGATAGGGGAAATGGTATTTCCCTGCTTTGTTGCGTCAAGTAATTGTCTAAACAGGGCTGTTGCGTGAAGCTCTGCATGTTCGGATAGCTTATATTCCTCTAAAAGCTGCTGATCGAGAGTATCTACCGCTTCAAGGGTATCTTTTCTCCTTTTTCTAGCCTCTTCCAACTTACTCTCGAATGAATCAGTCGAAAAAGCTTGAATAGAGACTAGGTCATCAATTCTATTGAGAATGGTTTTTAGATCTTCTTGCTGATTTTCGACCATATTGAAATGATTGTTCTCATGAACGGTAAGATCATGTTCAAGGAAGGTTTCATCGACCTTTGTACTACCTGAAAGCTTAAGATCCTCCATGTTTCCTGAGATTCCGTTAAAGAAAGCGACTTGCATGTCAACAAGGCGAAGGAGGGCGACAATTACATCAATTTGGGCTTGGTAAAAGCCTTTAATAGCAGTAGCCCCTTTTCCTTGAAGATTTTCATCAAGCTGAACAATCTGTGTAAATTGCTTTTTAAGACTCTGTAATTGTTCTCGTAATCGGGCGTATTCATTCGAACGATCTTCCATCGACTCACGTAACGACATAGCCTCATACACTTTCAAATTAGCCATCAATCCTCTCCTATTGAGAATAGCTTTCTATTAAAATATGACCCCTTGTCCAATTCTTCTTTATGTATAAAAATAAACTCCCCATTACATATACCACAATTATCCAAAAGTTTGAGGAATTTCTTAAATTTGTAAAAGAAAACAAAACTATTGGCGGACACATTTTTTCGTATACAGGAATTTTTTCACATTTATGTCATTACATTTTTATGTATTTAGTACTACAGTATTGAAATATTATTTTGATATCACTTAAGTGATGGATGGGAAATCTTACTATCTTTTGAGAGCTAGCTTAATCAGGCTCCAAAGCAACGTGGACAACCGTTCTTTTTGCTGTATTTCAGGCATAAAAATAGCACCACTTTTAT encodes the following:
- a CDS encoding class I SAM-dependent methyltransferase — protein: MKKTFEDFLNETNQFLGWDFSFITETDRMTSEPLSWSYGSMAYSLLPFVKVMLDMGTGGGEFLSKLRPLPIQTYATEGYEPNVSLAINRLEPLGVNVFPIESDEELPFENQFFDLILNKHESYSPKGIRRVMKRDGIFLIQQVGGQDCIEINNALGAPINSEYEKWNLQTALAELKESGFRILSSKEEYPYQRFYDLGSLIYYLNAIPWQVEKFNVEDFRENLLKLYNLIEKEGYFDVRQHRFYIKAIAI
- a CDS encoding DUF4871 domain-containing protein gives rise to the protein MVKVSLRKGIMFLFLVLLAGCVSANTSNTNWVVSPEFETSTGTKMVGKEDKVGIIGMNFEANKPNKYLFHFWGEESEFMGKKLKVIGVKNETGEEIVVVENRGELGVSEINGANASLPTTMKLPATGLWRLDVYLGDSLFDSIIVDVE
- a CDS encoding SMI1/KNR4 family protein; this encodes MTNGGASVLPEEFNVGIVERCFGSLFSFDEESSEYIVKKYQIYEPSLPKKVSPIANDPAGNLICLDYNNNSGSPIVVFGEHENAWEKEMLIKVEGLTEEQAEERARENVFYVAATFTEFLDKLHD
- a CDS encoding imm11 family protein; its protein translation is MKYFKLILDDCNDNDVVVHCEDTHGFEQYELKEGNFLENWNDNITFYFNLHDGNRFTDYLANNLGWFIVSKKFKDLIKKFEEGVQFLPVNIVDFEGKYKIENHEYFVANVLGVVDALNLENSDYSVMDLDGEKIYSVRKYAVSEDKINNKNLFKLKGDEIPLFVSETFKQLVEESNITGCEFLEIRNIL
- a CDS encoding T7SS effector LXG polymorphic toxin, giving the protein MANLKVYEAMSLRESMEDRSNEYARLREQLQSLKKQFTQIVQLDENLQGKGATAIKGFYQAQIDVIVALLRLVDMQVAFFNGISGNMEDLKLSGSTKVDETFLEHDLTVHENNHFNMVENQQEDLKTILNRIDDLVSIQAFSTDSFESKLEEARKRRKDTLEAVDTLDQQLLEEYKLSEHAELHATALFRQLLDATKQGNTISPINFNATAYKASEAYQLNQEMGDYTDEYLSFKAEQERYREELKKAEELENRPAYKKMWDSMKTFTGELTGYHDFIRATEGVDPVTGEKLSESQRVMAGAMAAAGFIPIVGWGGRAFKGGSVIVKTAKGMNATDQALSLYKTPKTFQYLEKAELGIYGLASANGMSEYITGKDMFGHDLTEIERQQSLYTGVLGTVMFASPLLPTFIKNGKLVKEETRNKLGELTTKTKAGTHYVFNEVAGGMNVLLRNQGMEVAYSASHVVPRVMSTKEVSKRVEEAGVVFAVKGNTKPLQKHHYATNKSKKYTPQMENITKKYGLDLDDEWNKELLPHQGRHPYAYHDYVLDKLSTYDRLAKGDREKFLKLYEGLKQEVRDNPDMLYKEYWRSK